From Sander lucioperca isolate FBNREF2018 chromosome 14, SLUC_FBN_1.2, whole genome shotgun sequence, the proteins below share one genomic window:
- the LOC116041460 gene encoding golgin subfamily A member 6-like protein 22 isoform X1, whose translation MLSKKEERRSFSNGPLRDQWEKKAQSISEQNKQEAEWKKKSSNKICFSKWNYHWSLVSKGDFHQLTSGEDDAEKNKPKIKFKVVPPPPKPKYEPAPAPPTPRKTASPKLCRQKRKVEVDVFGLCWRDSWKSLKPPKYLYLKAKETKTRIQGFTTIELTNNREYKPQGYGSEADWESPAEKWSNSWKQVKSPAQLERTEEKPFQWEILFERKPVGKAEIEIFTLPVWAGTWKFINFAFRQQQKYWDRIWPDFQQNLSNKFDKVQQLEEQEEPSDWEDSWKLSGAELEPKDTTEDETPTAGSSSTETTVMMRLNEVFLPGWSDSWLLSAAPLEEEEERHKNWKSCWAYRQQIRWCMASLESHQRHSAMLTRRRKATNLVLTSRLDEETADNTEWTEAWRIPKRWIEAKEDKVAETQEDVEVEEMMDDTEEEDEGVDNEKDVEVDEEEEDEGVDEEVEKEEYKEERSKEIHKKEEKEMNKKEEEDEGVDEEEEDDEEVDNEEDDVINKKYEDKDLDIEDESEEGDEEEEEKDLDQENETVKEDKDEEEKDLDQEDGTVKEDEEEEEKDLDQEDETVKEDEEEEEKDLDQEDESKEGDDEEENKEAHEGREKEKEVKEKGDDHDVQEEEDAKEDEDGKEEEHDERDKHKEDKTVNQNGEGDEDEEVQKEEEEEGDKELDEKERDKDEEEEDIEAKEKDKMDDVEEEENADEEENEEVDKEEDKIANKEEDKSVEEEDEKEEEKEEEEEEEEEKEEAEYKDEKEELNKDWVEKESDKGDKQEGGEVDEKKERVDREGENEDVDEDSVDTGEEDEEVDEEEEGGDMEDEADKGREKEIDKEEEEGEDTEDEADKGWEKEVDEEEEEEEDEVNQRDKEEEVVNEEEDEEVDEGEDEEVDEGEDVEVDEGEDVEVDKGEDVEVDEEEDVVDEEETNEYNAEVEEKTVEAEDGNRDKIDEKEEENNVDKEKKRIKRKPDVPLHLQFHKLHTSFSSWKKSWMVAVARRGGDEEEEEDEEEDEELVEECRAWKESWRIYHWRKPDDDEVVCFSTANRSQRYIGLMHAAMPKREWTLSWKTNQDCRKGCKH comes from the exons ATGTTGTCAAAAAAGGAGGAGCGGAGGTCGTTCAGCAACGGGCCGCTGAGAGACCAATGGGAGAAGAAAGCTCAGAGCATCTCGGAGCAGAACAAACAGGAGGCCGAATGGAAGAAGAAAAGTTCCAACAAAAT ATGTTTCTCAAAGTGGAATTATCACTGGTCACTAGTTTCCAAAGGAGACTTCCATCAGCTCACCAGCGGTGAAGACGATGCGGAAAAAAACAAGCCAAAAATCAAATTTAAAGTCGTCCCCCCTCCTCCCAAACCCAAATATGAGCCTGCCCCTGCTCCGCCTACTCCCAGGAAAACAGCTTCGCCCAAACTTTGCAGGCAAAAACGTAAAGTTGAAGTGGATGTGTTCGGGCTGTGCTGGAGAGACTCCTGGAAGAGCCTGAAACCTCCAAAGTATCTTTATCTGAAGGCCAAGGAGACGAAAACTAGAATCCAAGGATTCACAACCATAGAGCTGACTAACAACAGGGAGTACAAACCACAGGGGTACGGATCAGAGGCCGATTGGGAGTCTCCTGCTGAAAAATGGAGTAACTCCTGGAAACAG GTGAAGAGCCCTGCCCAGTTGGAGCGCACTGAGGAGAAACCATTCCAATGGGAGATTTTGTTTGAACGGAAACCGGTTGGCAAAGCTGAGATAGAAATCTTTACTCTTCCCGTCTGGGCCGGTACGTGGAAGTTCATCAACTTTGCCTTCCGGCAGCAGCAAAAGTACTGGGATCGTATCTGGCCTGATTTCCAACAAAACCTCAGCAACAAGTTTGACAAAGTACAACAACTAGAGGAGCAG GAGGAGCCCTCAGACTGGGAGGATTCATGGAAACTGTCCGGGGCAGAACTTGAACCAAAAGACACCACAGAGGATGAGACACCAACTGCAGGCTCCTCCAGCACTGAAACCACAGTGATGATGAGGCTGAACGAAGTGTTCCTGCCTGGCTGGAGTGACTCCTGGCTGCTCTCTGCTGCCCCcctggaggaagaagaagaacgtCACAAAAACTGGAAGTCCTGCTGGGCATACAGGCAGCAGATCAG GTGGTGCATGGCTTCACTGGAGTCCCATCAGCGACACAGCGCCATGCTGACTAGGAGACGTAAAGCCACAAACCTAGTCCTCACATCACGGCTGGACGAGGAGACAGCAGATAACACGGAGTGGACGGAGGCCTGGAGGATTCCTAAAAGATGGATCGAAGCAAAGGAGGACAAAGTGGCCGAGACGCAGGAGGACGTGGAAGTGGAGGAGATGATGGAtgacacagaggaggaggatgaagggGTAGACAACGAGAAGGATGTAGAGgtagatgaggaggaggaggacgagggaGTAGATGAGGAGGTGGAGAAGGAGGAATACAAGGAGGAGAGGAGCAAAGAAATACACaagaaggaagaaaaagaaatgaacaagaaggaggaggaggatgaaggcgtagatgaggaggaggag gatgacGAAGAAGTCGACAACGAGGAGGATGATGTGATAAACAAGAAATATGAGGACAAGGACCTAGATATAGAGGATGAAAGTGAAGAAGGAGacgaagaagaggaagaaaaagatcTGGATCAGGAGAATGAAACCGTAAAAGAAGACAAAGATGAGGAAGAAAAAGATCTGGATCAGGAGGATGGAACCGTAAAAGAAgacgaagaggaggaagaaaaagatcTGGATCAGGAGGACGAAACCGTAaaagaagatgaagaggaggaagaaaaagatcTGGATCAGGAGGATGAAAGCAAAGAAGGAGATGACGAAGAGGAGAACAAAGAAGCACacgaggggagagagaaggagaaagaagtAAAGGAGAAGGGTGATGACCATGACgtgcaggaggaggaagatgcaAAAGAAGACGAGGATGGCAAGGAGGAAGAACATGACGAGAGGGACAAACACAAGGAGGACAAAACCGTAAACCAAAACGGTGAGGGggatgaagatgaagaagtacagaaggaggaggaggaagagggggacaaagaattagatgagaaggaaagagacaaagatgaggaagaggaggacatagaagcaaaagaaaaagacaaaatggaCGAcgtagaggaagaggagaatgcAGACGAAGAGGAGAATGAAGAAGTAGATAAGGAGGAGGACAAAATAGCAAATAAAGAGGAAGATAAaagtgtggaggaggaggatgagaaggaggaggaaaaagaagaggaagaggaagaagaagaggagaaggaagaaGCAGAATACAAGGATGAAAAGGAAGAGTTAAACAAAGATTGGGTAGAGAAAGAATCAGACAAAGGTGACAAGCAGGAGGGCGGAGAAGTAGacgagaagaaggagagagtaGACAGGGAGGGGGAAAATGAAGATGTAGATGAGGATAGTGTAGATACAGgcgaggaggatgaagaggtagacgaggaagaggaaggaggggaCATGGAGGACGAAGCAGACAAAGGCCGGGAGAAAGAAATagacaaggaggaggaggaaggagaggacaCGGAGGACGAAGCAGACAAAGGCTGGGAGAAAGAAgtagacgaggaggaggaggaggaggaagatgaagtGAATCAGAgggacaaagaagaagaagtagtAAATGAGGAAGAGGATGAAGAAGTAGATgagggagaagatgaagaagtAGATGAGGGAGAGGATGTAGAAGTAGACGAGGGAGAGGATGTAGAAGTAGACAAAGGCGAGGATGTAGAAGTAGACGAGGAAGAGGATGTAGTAGACGAAGAGGAGACTAACGAATACAATGCTGAAGTAGAGGAGAAGACGGTCGAAGCGGAGGACGGCAACCGTGACAAGATAGAcgagaaagaagaggaaaacaacgtagacaaagaaaagaaacgaATCAAACGCAAACCTGATGTCCCACTCCATCTGCAATTCCATAAACTACACACGTCCTTCTCCTCCTGGAAGAAGTCGTGGATGGTGGCGGTAGCTCGCAGAGGAGGAgacgaagaggaagaggaggacgaggaagaggatgaggagTTGGTAGAGGAGTGTCGGGCTTGGAAAGAGTCGTGGAGGATTTACCACTGGAGGAAGCCTGACGATGACGAGGTGGTGTGCTTCTCCACCGCGAACCGGAGTCAGAGATACATTGGACTGATGCATGCTGCGATGCCAAAGAGGGAATGGACTCTCAGCTGGAAGACAAACCAAGACTGTAGAAAAGGATGTAAACACTGA
- the LOC116041460 gene encoding glutamic acid-rich protein-like isoform X2, which yields MLSKKEERRSFSNGPLRDQWEKKAQSISEQNKQEAEWKKKSSNKICFSKWNYHWSLVSKGDFHQLTSGEDDAEKNKPKIKFKVVPPPPKPKYEPAPAPPTPRKTASPKLCRQKRKVEVDVFGLCWRDSWKSLKPPKYLYLKAKETKTRIQGFTTIELTNNREYKPQGYGSEADWESPAEKWSNSWKQVKSPAQLERTEEKPFQWEILFERKPVGKAEIEIFTLPVWAGTWKFINFAFRQQQKYWDRIWPDFQQNLSNKFDKVQQLEEQEEPSDWEDSWKLSGAELEPKDTTEDETPTAGSSSTETTVMMRLNEVFLPGWSDSWLLSAAPLEEEEERHKNWKSCWAYRQQIRWCMASLESHQRHSAMLTRRRKATNLVLTSRLDEETADNTEWTEAWRIPKRWIEAKEDKVAETQEDVEVEEMMDDTEEEDEGVDNEKDVEVDEEEEDEGVDEEVEKEEYKEERSKEIHKKEEKEMNKKEEEDEGVDEEEEDDEEVDNEEDDVINKKYEDKDLDIEDESEEGDEEEEEKDLDQENETVKEDKDEEEKDLDQEDGTVKEDEEEEEKDLDQEDETVKEDEEEEEKDLDQEDESKEGDDEEENKEAHEGREKEKEVKEKGDDHDVQEEEDAKEDEDGKEEEHDERDKHKEDKTVNQNGEGDEDEEVQKEEEEEGDKELDEKERDKDEEEEDIEAKEKDKMDDVEEEENADEEENEEVDKEEDKIANKEEDKSVEEEDEKEEEKEEEEEEEEEKEEAEYKDEKEELNKDWVEKESDKGDKQEGGEVDEKKERVDREGENEDVDEDSVDTGEEDEEVDEEEEEGEDTEDEADKGWEKEVDEEEEEEEDEVNQRDKEEEVVNEEEDEEVDEGEDEEVDEGEDVEVDEGEDVEVDKGEDVEVDEEEDVVDEEETNEYNAEVEEKTVEAEDGNRDKIDEKEEENNVDKEKKRIKRKPDVPLHLQFHKLHTSFSSWKKSWMVAVARRGGDEEEEEDEEEDEELVEECRAWKESWRIYHWRKPDDDEVVCFSTANRSQRYIGLMHAAMPKREWTLSWKTNQDCRKGCKH from the exons ATGTTGTCAAAAAAGGAGGAGCGGAGGTCGTTCAGCAACGGGCCGCTGAGAGACCAATGGGAGAAGAAAGCTCAGAGCATCTCGGAGCAGAACAAACAGGAGGCCGAATGGAAGAAGAAAAGTTCCAACAAAAT ATGTTTCTCAAAGTGGAATTATCACTGGTCACTAGTTTCCAAAGGAGACTTCCATCAGCTCACCAGCGGTGAAGACGATGCGGAAAAAAACAAGCCAAAAATCAAATTTAAAGTCGTCCCCCCTCCTCCCAAACCCAAATATGAGCCTGCCCCTGCTCCGCCTACTCCCAGGAAAACAGCTTCGCCCAAACTTTGCAGGCAAAAACGTAAAGTTGAAGTGGATGTGTTCGGGCTGTGCTGGAGAGACTCCTGGAAGAGCCTGAAACCTCCAAAGTATCTTTATCTGAAGGCCAAGGAGACGAAAACTAGAATCCAAGGATTCACAACCATAGAGCTGACTAACAACAGGGAGTACAAACCACAGGGGTACGGATCAGAGGCCGATTGGGAGTCTCCTGCTGAAAAATGGAGTAACTCCTGGAAACAG GTGAAGAGCCCTGCCCAGTTGGAGCGCACTGAGGAGAAACCATTCCAATGGGAGATTTTGTTTGAACGGAAACCGGTTGGCAAAGCTGAGATAGAAATCTTTACTCTTCCCGTCTGGGCCGGTACGTGGAAGTTCATCAACTTTGCCTTCCGGCAGCAGCAAAAGTACTGGGATCGTATCTGGCCTGATTTCCAACAAAACCTCAGCAACAAGTTTGACAAAGTACAACAACTAGAGGAGCAG GAGGAGCCCTCAGACTGGGAGGATTCATGGAAACTGTCCGGGGCAGAACTTGAACCAAAAGACACCACAGAGGATGAGACACCAACTGCAGGCTCCTCCAGCACTGAAACCACAGTGATGATGAGGCTGAACGAAGTGTTCCTGCCTGGCTGGAGTGACTCCTGGCTGCTCTCTGCTGCCCCcctggaggaagaagaagaacgtCACAAAAACTGGAAGTCCTGCTGGGCATACAGGCAGCAGATCAG GTGGTGCATGGCTTCACTGGAGTCCCATCAGCGACACAGCGCCATGCTGACTAGGAGACGTAAAGCCACAAACCTAGTCCTCACATCACGGCTGGACGAGGAGACAGCAGATAACACGGAGTGGACGGAGGCCTGGAGGATTCCTAAAAGATGGATCGAAGCAAAGGAGGACAAAGTGGCCGAGACGCAGGAGGACGTGGAAGTGGAGGAGATGATGGAtgacacagaggaggaggatgaagggGTAGACAACGAGAAGGATGTAGAGgtagatgaggaggaggaggacgagggaGTAGATGAGGAGGTGGAGAAGGAGGAATACAAGGAGGAGAGGAGCAAAGAAATACACaagaaggaagaaaaagaaatgaacaagaaggaggaggaggatgaaggcgtagatgaggaggaggag gatgacGAAGAAGTCGACAACGAGGAGGATGATGTGATAAACAAGAAATATGAGGACAAGGACCTAGATATAGAGGATGAAAGTGAAGAAGGAGacgaagaagaggaagaaaaagatcTGGATCAGGAGAATGAAACCGTAAAAGAAGACAAAGATGAGGAAGAAAAAGATCTGGATCAGGAGGATGGAACCGTAAAAGAAgacgaagaggaggaagaaaaagatcTGGATCAGGAGGACGAAACCGTAaaagaagatgaagaggaggaagaaaaagatcTGGATCAGGAGGATGAAAGCAAAGAAGGAGATGACGAAGAGGAGAACAAAGAAGCACacgaggggagagagaaggagaaagaagtAAAGGAGAAGGGTGATGACCATGACgtgcaggaggaggaagatgcaAAAGAAGACGAGGATGGCAAGGAGGAAGAACATGACGAGAGGGACAAACACAAGGAGGACAAAACCGTAAACCAAAACGGTGAGGGggatgaagatgaagaagtacagaaggaggaggaggaagagggggacaaagaattagatgagaaggaaagagacaaagatgaggaagaggaggacatagaagcaaaagaaaaagacaaaatggaCGAcgtagaggaagaggagaatgcAGACGAAGAGGAGAATGAAGAAGTAGATAAGGAGGAGGACAAAATAGCAAATAAAGAGGAAGATAAaagtgtggaggaggaggatgagaaggaggaggaaaaagaagaggaagaggaagaagaagaggagaaggaagaaGCAGAATACAAGGATGAAAAGGAAGAGTTAAACAAAGATTGGGTAGAGAAAGAATCAGACAAAGGTGACAAGCAGGAGGGCGGAGAAGTAGacgagaagaaggagagagtaGACAGGGAGGGGGAAAATGAAGATGTAGATGAGGATAGTGTAGATACAGgcgaggaggatgaagaggtagacg aggaggaggaggaaggagaggacaCGGAGGACGAAGCAGACAAAGGCTGGGAGAAAGAAgtagacgaggaggaggaggaggaggaagatgaagtGAATCAGAgggacaaagaagaagaagtagtAAATGAGGAAGAGGATGAAGAAGTAGATgagggagaagatgaagaagtAGATGAGGGAGAGGATGTAGAAGTAGACGAGGGAGAGGATGTAGAAGTAGACAAAGGCGAGGATGTAGAAGTAGACGAGGAAGAGGATGTAGTAGACGAAGAGGAGACTAACGAATACAATGCTGAAGTAGAGGAGAAGACGGTCGAAGCGGAGGACGGCAACCGTGACAAGATAGAcgagaaagaagaggaaaacaacgtagacaaagaaaagaaacgaATCAAACGCAAACCTGATGTCCCACTCCATCTGCAATTCCATAAACTACACACGTCCTTCTCCTCCTGGAAGAAGTCGTGGATGGTGGCGGTAGCTCGCAGAGGAGGAgacgaagaggaagaggaggacgaggaagaggatgaggagTTGGTAGAGGAGTGTCGGGCTTGGAAAGAGTCGTGGAGGATTTACCACTGGAGGAAGCCTGACGATGACGAGGTGGTGTGCTTCTCCACCGCGAACCGGAGTCAGAGATACATTGGACTGATGCATGCTGCGATGCCAAAGAGGGAATGGACTCTCAGCTGGAAGACAAACCAAGACTGTAGAAAAGGATGTAAACACTGA